The following nucleotide sequence is from Deltaproteobacteria bacterium GWA2_45_12.
GAAGCCAGACAAAAGGGCCTAAAAACCTTTGGTATTTTTTATCCCTCTAACGCTTATGGCAAGGCTATGAGTGAGTCCTTTGCAGAAGAGGTCAAAAAGCAGGGAGGCACGGTGGTGGCCATTGCGGCCTATAATTCGGCAGCAACCAACATGGCCGATGAAGCCCGTAAATTAAAGTCGGGCATGAAACGGTTTTCTTATTCTGACACCGGGACTGGTTTTGATGCCTTGTTTTTGCCCGATAGTTATGCCGCTTTGGGAAGAATTATTCCGGGGCTGCAAGTGGTGACTATTCGTGGCATCCCTCTTTTGGGAACCAATGCCTGGAATGATCCACGCCTTAAGGGTGAATTGTTTGTGAATTATCCGGGAAGTTTCTTTGTCGATTTGTACGATCCCCAATCCAAAAATGCCTTTAACGTTCGTTTTGTGGATGATTTCACCAAAGCCATGGGAGTGGGTCCCAGTAATTTGGCGGCGTTAGGTTTTGATTCAGCCCTTTTGGTGGCCCAGGCCATTAAAGAATCGGGATATACCAAAACAGGCAAGGTCAAAGAAGCTCTTTCTTCCCTGGCCGGTTTTCGTGGGGTGACTACCCTTCATTCATTTCAAAAATTGCAGAACCCGGTTATCAATTCGATTATTCTTTACCCGCCATCTCCACAAGCCGAAGAGGGGATAGACCCAAATCCACCCCAGTAGCCTATGCATTCTGAATTTCTTCTTATCAAACGGTTACAGAAAATTTTTAGCAATGCCGATTCTTCCATCCTTTGTGGCATTGGAGATGATTGCGCTGTTTATAAGCCCCATCCCGACAAACAAGAATTGCTGACTGTGGATTCTTTTGTCGAAGATGTTCATTTCAAGCGCAAGTGGACCCATGCCCGTCAAGCGGGTGTTAAGGCCCTGGCCGTTAATTTAAGTGACATTGCAGCCATGGGAGGAAAGCCGCGAGTGGCCCTTGTGTCCCTGACTATTCCCCAAGATACCGATGAGAATTGGGTGTGTCAGTTTTGTCGTGGGGTTCAAAGTCTGGGTAAAAAATGGGGGATGAGTATTGTCGGGGGAAACATCAGCAGGGCGGCACAGTTTTCAAGCCATATCACTGTTTTGGGAGAAGCTTTAAAGAATAAAATAAAATACAGGAAAGGGGCCCGTGTTGGGGATGTGATTTATGTTTCGGGGCCCTTAGGGTTACCCCATCTGGCCCTTTATTGTTTAGAAAATAATCTGCGTGTTCCGCCCCATGCGCTTTTGGCTTTTAATAGCCCCGCCCCTTGTGTGAAGGAAGGTCTGTTCCTGGGGGCACTTCCCCAAGTGACGAGCATGATTGATCTAAGCGATGGGCTGTTGGGGGACTTAAGCCATGTTTTAAAAGCAAGCAAAGTGGGGGCCCAGATTGAACTCTCCAAAATACCTGTTCACAAAGATTTTCAGGCGGACTGCGTTAAAGCCGGCCTTGATTGGCGCCAGGCTCTTTTATTGGGAGGCGAAGATTACAAACTTCTTTTCACCGTTAAAGCTTTAGGCAATGATTTATTTCAGAAAAAAATGAACCGACACTCGCATGCTTTCTGGCCGGTCGGGGTTGTGGTGAATGCTTCCAAGGGGCTGATCGTGTTAGATGAAGAAGGAAACAATTATCAAGGAGTTCATGGAAGTTTTGACCATTTCAATACAGTCCATTCCTAGCTAAGATGCGATTCCGGATTTCCCAAAATTTCCTGAAAATAATGCGCCATGCGTGAGCCCATGAGGCCATCAATGAAGCGGTGATCGAAGGTGACATGAATGTCTACAATGGGTTTTACCACTAATTGCCCTTTTTCAACCCACGGGCGGTCTTTTATCTGGCCCACACACAGAATAAGAGGGACGCGGCTGATGGGCACAAGGGGGGCAAAAGCAGGGGGCATATTAAACATGCCCACACTGGTCACCATGGCGGAACCAAAAGGATCGGTCGGCATCCCCAGTTTGGGGAATGAAAATCCAAGATCGTACATGATAAATCCCATGACCTTCAGAATGAAGGCCAGCGCAAAAGCCGGGATAAAGCGTAAAAGTCCGGTTGTTTTTTTGAACTGGGGGTCTTCTTTTTCCCGGATGGAGC
It contains:
- a CDS encoding thiamine-phosphate kinase; its protein translation is MHSEFLLIKRLQKIFSNADSSILCGIGDDCAVYKPHPDKQELLTVDSFVEDVHFKRKWTHARQAGVKALAVNLSDIAAMGGKPRVALVSLTIPQDTDENWVCQFCRGVQSLGKKWGMSIVGGNISRAAQFSSHITVLGEALKNKIKYRKGARVGDVIYVSGPLGLPHLALYCLENNLRVPPHALLAFNSPAPCVKEGLFLGALPQVTSMIDLSDGLLGDLSHVLKASKVGAQIELSKIPVHKDFQADCVKAGLDWRQALLLGGEDYKLLFTVKALGNDLFQKKMNRHSHAFWPVGVVVNASKGLIVLDEEGNNYQGVHGSFDHFNTVHS